One segment of Marinobacter sediminum DNA contains the following:
- a CDS encoding lysine exporter LysO family protein, with the protein MLTGALFILAPLFMGFALPLQNRRLMTSIHYTVEALVYFILALLGLGLGQMEGLASQLGGMAAQVLALVGVLFGANMTGLWLLHRYKPMATEEGQTAGSPGYRRLFLAGLKPMLAVLAGLLAGYYMLPPLPMAEQVATWSLMLLLFLIGLQLRNAGLSLRKLLMNRQGLGIALALTFSSLVAGALLIPVLALPWHDVLALASGFGWYSLSGIVIGDALGPAWGGVAFLNDVLREIIALAIIPLLIAARPAMAIGYGGATAMDFTLPVIRSSGGLSCVPVAIASGFLLSFLSPVLMGVFLSLG; encoded by the coding sequence ATGCTGACCGGAGCATTGTTCATTCTTGCCCCATTGTTTATGGGGTTTGCCTTGCCGCTGCAGAACCGTCGTCTGATGACGAGTATTCATTACACCGTAGAAGCGCTTGTTTACTTCATCCTTGCCTTGCTGGGCCTGGGGCTGGGTCAGATGGAAGGGCTCGCCAGCCAGCTCGGCGGTATGGCAGCGCAGGTATTGGCTCTTGTGGGGGTGTTGTTTGGTGCCAACATGACAGGGTTGTGGTTGCTCCACCGGTATAAGCCCATGGCCACGGAGGAAGGCCAGACTGCTGGAAGTCCGGGGTATCGCCGTCTGTTTCTGGCAGGACTTAAGCCCATGCTGGCGGTTCTGGCAGGATTGCTGGCGGGTTATTACATGCTTCCGCCGTTACCCATGGCCGAACAGGTCGCTACCTGGTCCCTGATGCTTTTATTGTTTCTTATCGGTCTTCAGCTTCGTAATGCCGGTCTTTCCTTGCGCAAACTGCTGATGAACCGCCAGGGTCTGGGGATCGCTCTGGCCTTGACGTTCAGCTCGCTTGTTGCCGGCGCCCTGCTGATACCCGTACTGGCGCTACCCTGGCACGATGTACTCGCACTGGCTTCCGGCTTTGGTTGGTATTCGCTGTCAGGGATCGTTATCGGAGATGCACTGGGGCCTGCCTGGGGTGGCGTTGCCTTCTTGAATGACGTGCTGAGGGAAATCATCGCGCTGGCGATTATTCCGTTATTGATTGCCGCCCGCCCGGCCATGGCTATTGGCTATGGTGGTGCAACAGCTATGGATTTTACCCTGCCTGTCATTCGCAGCAGTGGCGGACTGTCGTGTGTTCCGGTCGCGATTGCCTCGGGCTTTTTGCTGTCGTTTCTGTCGCCGGTTTTGATGGGGGTGTTCTTGTCACTTGGGTAA
- a CDS encoding DUF2288 domain-containing protein, with protein MSSVPSRDELKEKLNLETSRIHWHDLQTYFARGQVVRVAPELDLLEVATELAADNKERFDQWMQQSKVGDIAPEIAQDWYDRNAELWAVVIAPWVLVQDRSGHVLH; from the coding sequence ATGTCGTCTGTACCTTCCCGGGATGAGCTGAAAGAAAAGCTTAATCTGGAAACTTCTCGCATTCACTGGCACGATCTGCAAACCTATTTCGCCAGGGGGCAGGTGGTTCGGGTTGCGCCTGAGCTTGATTTGCTGGAGGTAGCGACGGAGCTGGCAGCCGATAATAAAGAGCGCTTTGACCAGTGGATGCAGCAAAGCAAGGTCGGCGATATTGCTCCCGAGATTGCACAGGACTGGTATGACCGTAACGCTGAGTTATGGGCCGTGGTGATTGCTCCCTGGGTTTTGGTTCAGGATCGTTCAGGTCATGTACTCCACTGA